A genomic stretch from Prochlorococcus marinus str. MIT 9312 includes:
- a CDS encoding CCA tRNA nucleotidyltransferase: MKGNNVLTDHTLIIDELERSIKFYNWHFILSFLPKGSFLVGGYIRDIILGRLTEDVDVDIVVPLNAIEIGKKISDNFESKFIILDKKREVVRVILDHISIDIANQISSTIEGDLSSRDFSINSIAFLFDNKCLFDPFNGLKDLESSLLRTHSEKNLMNDPLRILRCFRFVSEFNFKIDQDLITYIKKNKGKLYFVAKERINYEIQKIVTGANALEAIILVKNFNIFGSDNLYKDSFFLDLQNINYEELNQYEKKNFLPFFFITQILDEVSLSKYKFSRAEIVRTKLLRKWHVFLKKKNITQLNELDRFALHQELEMFLPSFIFYLPQKLRFDWLNRWRDKDDRLFHPSNLINGDVIKKNLKIKDGPLLGKLLQYLSKELAYKRLNNFDEAIYKAKQWIEQNAPKCD, translated from the coding sequence ATGAAGGGTAATAACGTTCTTACTGATCATACACTAATCATTGATGAATTAGAAAGAAGTATAAAATTTTATAATTGGCATTTTATCTTATCTTTTCTACCTAAAGGATCATTTTTAGTTGGTGGTTACATAAGGGATATTATTTTGGGAAGATTAACTGAAGATGTAGATGTTGATATTGTGGTACCCCTAAATGCTATTGAAATTGGGAAAAAAATTTCAGACAATTTCGAGTCTAAATTTATAATTTTAGATAAGAAAAGAGAAGTGGTAAGGGTTATTCTTGATCATATTTCAATTGATATTGCTAATCAGATTTCCTCCACGATCGAAGGAGATTTGAGTAGTAGGGACTTCTCGATTAATTCAATTGCTTTTTTATTTGATAATAAATGTTTGTTTGATCCATTTAATGGTCTAAAAGATCTAGAATCTTCCTTGCTGAGAACTCATTCAGAAAAAAATTTAATGAATGATCCTTTACGAATATTAAGATGTTTTCGATTTGTTTCTGAATTTAATTTTAAAATTGATCAAGATTTAATAACTTATATAAAAAAAAATAAAGGGAAATTATATTTTGTTGCCAAAGAAAGGATTAATTATGAAATTCAGAAGATAGTAACTGGGGCAAATGCTTTAGAGGCGATAATTTTAGTAAAAAATTTTAATATTTTTGGATCGGATAATTTATACAAAGATTCATTTTTTTTGGATTTACAGAATATTAATTATGAAGAACTTAATCAGTATGAAAAGAAGAATTTTTTACCATTTTTTTTTATTACCCAAATTTTAGATGAAGTATCTTTAAGTAAATATAAATTTAGTAGAGCTGAAATTGTAAGAACAAAGTTATTGCGAAAATGGCACGTTTTTTTAAAGAAAAAAAATATCACTCAGTTAAATGAATTAGATAGATTTGCATTACATCAAGAATTAGAAATGTTTCTTCCATCTTTTATTTTTTATTTACCTCAAAAATTACGTTTCGATTGGCTCAATAGGTGGCGGGACAAGGATGATAGATTATTTCATCCTTCAAATTTAATTAATGGTGATGTAATCAAAAAAAATTTAAAAATAAAGGATGGCCCTCTGTTAGGCAAGCTTTTACAATATCTTTCAAAGGAGCTTGCATATAAAAGATTGAATAATTTTGATGAAGCTATTTATAAAGCAAAGCAATGGATTGAACAAAATGCGCCAAAATGTGATTAA
- a CDS encoding RNA recognition motif domain-containing protein, which produces MSIRIYIGNLPQGFNQKEFDNLLKSVSDSIRFKAVLDKETKECRGFGFATASNEENADLIIQKLNGFEFNGSKLRVELSEKKDSLSKKRNSGNFNKNKKKKDFKKIVHSDAPNLEAPDPRWAGELSKLKDLLANQKTPA; this is translated from the coding sequence ATGAGTATTCGAATTTACATTGGCAATTTACCACAAGGATTTAATCAAAAAGAATTTGATAACCTTTTAAAATCAGTTTCTGATTCGATTAGATTTAAAGCAGTTTTAGATAAGGAAACCAAGGAATGCAGGGGATTTGGTTTTGCGACAGCAAGTAATGAAGAAAATGCTGATTTAATAATTCAGAAATTAAACGGTTTTGAATTTAATGGTTCCAAATTAAGAGTAGAGTTATCAGAAAAAAAAGATTCTCTTTCAAAAAAAAGAAATAGTGGAAATTTTAACAAGAATAAGAAGAAGAAAGATTTTAAGAAAATTGTTCATAGTGACGCCCCTAACCTTGAAGCACCTGATCCAAGATGGGCTGGAGAACTGTCTAAATTAAAAGATTTATTAGCTAATCAGAAGACACCTGCTTAG